From Anopheles coluzzii chromosome 3, AcolN3, whole genome shotgun sequence, the proteins below share one genomic window:
- the LOC120957568 gene encoding pacifastin-like protease inhibitor cvp4 — MKILMLIVATCVVGALCEEKCEPGTTFMEDCNKCRCGPDGQKACTRKMCPPNELSDDSQVRLDVQNGESLSSADEKDEIHVQTNGQVCSPNEIKMKDCNRCRCANNGIGWFCTRRACPQRAKRSEPAPEKKCTPGTTFRSDDGCNTCFCTETGHAACTLKACLPPGFFDQQKLKQKRSVPADDLPQSAIAPGAPGFSCTPRSSFKYQCNTCLCSDDGKMAGCTFKFCVPGEW; from the exons ATGAAGATTCTAATGCTGATTGTGGCAACGTGTGTAGTAGGAG CACTGTGTGAGGAGAAATGTGAACCGGGCACGACGTTCATGGAAGATTGCAACAAGTGCCGCTGCGGTCCGGACGGCCAGAAGGCTTGTACGCGCAAGATGTGTCCACCGAACGAGCTGTCCGATGACAGCCAGGTGCGGCTCGATGTCCAGAACGGTGAGTCGCTGTCGTCCGCGGACGAGAAGGACGAAATTCATGTGCAGACAAACGGACAGGTTTGCTCACCGAACGAGATCAAGATGAAG GATTGCAACCGTTGCCGGTGTGCCAACAACGGTATCGGATGGTTCTGTACGCGGAGAGCCTGCCCGCAGCGTGCAAAGCGTTCCGAGCCCGCTCCGGAAAAGAAGTGTACACCCGGTACGACGTTCAGAAGTGACGACGGTTGCAATACCTGCTTCTGTACCGAGACGGGCCATGCCGCCTGTACGCTGAAGGCTTGCCTTCCGCCGGGCTTTTTCGATCAGCAGAAACTGAAACAGAAGCGATCAGTACCGGCCGATGATCTGCCCCAGTCCGCGATTGCTCCCGGTGCGCCCGGATTCAGCTGTACGCCCAGGTCCTCGTTCAAGTATCAGTGCAACACCTGTCTCTGTTCGGACGATGGCAAGATGGCAGGATGTACCTTCAAGTTCTGTGTTCCCGGTGAATGGTAA